From the Amphiura filiformis unplaced genomic scaffold, Afil_fr2py scaffold_36, whole genome shotgun sequence genome, one window contains:
- the LOC140144001 gene encoding uncharacterized protein, producing the protein MLVHPKDKRDPPNTTEVVYSIPCKNCNETYVGETGSKLCKRLEEHRAEADKACINVRTRANRKASQSATNKSAITDHVLEKDHIIDWEEAKILGKEADTYKRWIKEAVKIRQQGTIMNRDEGQNLTHVFDDLLKKPTGNRVAKQQRVVHRRSSQQDQC; encoded by the coding sequence ATGCTTGTGCACCCTAAAGATAAAAGGGACCCGCCCAACACCACAGAGGTTGTTTATTCTATCCCTTGCAAGAATTGCAATGAAACTTATGTCGGTGAGACGGGGAGTAAATTATGTAAGCGTCTTGAAGAACATAGGGCAGAGGCGGATAAGGCGTGTATTAATGTTCGCACGAGAGCAAACAGAAAAGCATCTCAATCAGCTACCAATAAATCAGCCATCACAGACCATGTTCTCGAGAAAGACCACATCATTGACTGGGAGGAGGCTAAGATTTTAGGCAAAGAGGCAGACACATACAAACGATGGATTAAAGAAGCAGTCAAAATCAGACAACAGGGTAccatcatgaacagagacgaggggcaaaaCCTAACTCACGTGTTTGACGATCTCctgaagaaaccaactggcaaccgcgtTGCTAAGCAACAACGAGTTGTACACAGGAGGTCGTCACAACAagatcagtgttga